One genomic segment of Erythrobacter sp. THAF29 includes these proteins:
- the secA gene encoding preprotein translocase subunit SecA, giving the protein MFESLIKSVFGSSNDRYVKSLGKIVNEINALEPQMQALSDDELRAQTDKFREMLDNGATLDEILPEAFATVREASVRVFGMRHFDVQLIGGIVLHRGEIAEMRTGEGKTLMATLAVYLNAIEGKGVHVVTVNDYLARRDAEWMGQLYEWLGLTVGVVVPNMDEFSKRDAYNADITYGTNNEFGFDYLRDNMKHERSQMVQRKFNFAIVDEVDSILIDEARTPLIISGPTEDKSDLYIALDEVAKEIPEEWLEKDEKTRNVQLNEEGLDGVEKILIEKGLLETENLYDIENTQVVHHLDQALKAVHMFRRDDHYIVKDDKVVIIDEFTGRMMDGRRWSNGLHQAVEAKEGVNIEPENQTMASITFQNYFRMYPKLSGMTGTAATEAAEFWDIYKVNVVEIPTNLPVARIDEEDEFYKNTMDKFKAIAKTIKEHNQQGQPVLVGTVSIEKSELLSQFLDKEGVKHEVLNARQHEREAHIVAQAGRLGAVTIATNMAGRGTDIQLGGNLEFRIDDETGDMEDGPEKEAAIARIKEEVAAEKQKVIEAGGLFVLGTERHESRRIDNQLRGRSGRQGDPGLSRFYLCLEDDLLRIFGPDTLFAKMMNSNLEDGEAIGSKWLSKAIETAQKKVEARNYDTRKQVVQYDDVMNDQRKVIYEQREEIMDSETVDDVVIDMRHDTINAIVGAACPPGSYPEQWDIDGLKEKVAEIFGLTPPFEEWLEEDQVEPEIIEERLRVQTDEIMEAKIAKNDPAIWRMVEKDVLLRQLDFHWKEHLATLDALRQVIWMRGIAQKQPINEYKQEAFGLFETMLDNLREEVTKLLFKSELRIAQPEPADLPDLPDFLTGHIDPLTGLENSADGDGSEERPELFGSLAGASRAASGPGGANPNNPWANQDISRNAPCPCGSGNKYKHCHGAAGAKQTA; this is encoded by the coding sequence ATGTTTGAATCGCTCATCAAATCGGTCTTCGGCTCATCGAACGATCGTTACGTCAAGTCGCTCGGAAAAATCGTTAATGAAATCAACGCGCTCGAGCCGCAGATGCAGGCGCTTTCCGATGACGAGCTGCGCGCGCAGACCGACAAGTTTCGCGAAATGCTCGACAACGGGGCGACGTTGGACGAAATCCTGCCAGAAGCGTTCGCCACCGTGCGCGAAGCATCGGTGCGCGTCTTCGGAATGCGCCACTTCGACGTCCAGCTGATCGGCGGCATCGTGCTCCATCGCGGCGAGATTGCCGAAATGCGCACGGGTGAGGGCAAGACCCTGATGGCAACGCTGGCCGTGTACCTGAACGCGATCGAGGGCAAGGGCGTCCACGTTGTCACCGTCAACGATTACCTGGCCAGGCGCGACGCCGAATGGATGGGCCAGCTCTATGAATGGTTGGGCCTGACCGTTGGCGTGGTCGTGCCCAACATGGACGAGTTCAGCAAGCGCGACGCTTACAACGCCGACATCACCTACGGCACGAATAACGAGTTCGGCTTCGATTACCTGCGCGACAACATGAAGCATGAACGCAGCCAGATGGTGCAGCGCAAGTTCAACTTCGCAATCGTCGACGAGGTGGACTCGATCCTGATCGACGAAGCGCGCACCCCGCTCATCATTTCCGGGCCGACCGAGGACAAGTCGGATCTGTACATCGCTCTCGACGAGGTGGCGAAAGAGATCCCCGAGGAATGGCTGGAGAAGGACGAAAAGACTCGCAACGTCCAGCTGAACGAGGAAGGGCTCGACGGGGTGGAAAAGATCCTGATCGAAAAAGGCCTGCTCGAGACCGAGAACCTGTACGATATCGAGAACACGCAGGTCGTCCATCATCTCGACCAGGCGTTGAAAGCGGTGCACATGTTCCGCCGTGACGATCACTACATCGTGAAAGACGACAAGGTCGTCATCATCGACGAGTTTACCGGCCGCATGATGGACGGGCGCCGCTGGTCGAACGGTCTTCACCAGGCGGTGGAGGCCAAGGAAGGCGTCAATATCGAGCCCGAGAACCAGACCATGGCCTCGATCACGTTCCAGAATTATTTCCGCATGTATCCCAAACTTTCGGGCATGACCGGTACGGCGGCGACGGAAGCAGCAGAATTCTGGGACATCTACAAGGTCAACGTCGTCGAGATCCCGACCAACCTTCCCGTTGCGCGCATCGACGAGGAAGACGAATTTTACAAGAACACGATGGACAAGTTCAAAGCCATCGCAAAGACGATCAAAGAGCATAACCAGCAAGGCCAGCCGGTTCTCGTCGGCACGGTTTCGATCGAGAAATCAGAGCTCTTGAGCCAGTTCCTCGACAAGGAAGGTGTGAAGCACGAGGTCCTCAACGCACGTCAGCACGAACGCGAGGCGCATATCGTCGCGCAGGCTGGCCGGTTAGGTGCTGTGACGATTGCGACCAACATGGCCGGTCGCGGCACCGACATCCAGTTGGGCGGCAACCTCGAATTCCGGATCGATGACGAAACCGGCGACATGGAAGACGGACCTGAGAAAGAGGCCGCTATCGCCAGGATCAAGGAAGAGGTTGCGGCCGAGAAACAAAAGGTAATCGAAGCGGGCGGCCTGTTCGTGCTCGGTACCGAGCGCCACGAAAGCCGCCGGATCGACAATCAGCTGCGCGGCCGTTCGGGCCGTCAGGGCGACCCGGGTCTTTCGCGTTTCTACCTCTGCCTCGAAGATGATCTGTTGCGCATTTTCGGCCCGGACACTCTGTTCGCCAAGATGATGAACTCGAACCTCGAAGACGGCGAGGCAATCGGCTCAAAATGGCTCTCGAAAGCGATCGAGACCGCGCAGAAGAAGGTAGAGGCACGCAATTACGACACCCGCAAACAGGTGGTTCAGTACGACGATGTGATGAACGACCAGCGCAAGGTGATCTACGAGCAGCGCGAAGAGATCATGGATTCCGAAACCGTCGACGATGTCGTGATCGACATGCGCCACGATACTATCAACGCAATCGTTGGCGCCGCGTGTCCTCCGGGTTCCTACCCCGAACAGTGGGATATCGATGGGCTCAAGGAGAAGGTCGCGGAAATATTCGGCCTTACCCCGCCGTTCGAGGAGTGGCTCGAGGAAGATCAGGTCGAGCCAGAAATCATCGAGGAGCGCCTGCGCGTCCAAACCGACGAGATCATGGAAGCGAAGATAGCCAAAAACGATCCCGCCATTTGGCGCATGGTCGAAAAGGACGTGCTGCTGCGACAGCTCGATTTCCATTGGAAGGAACACCTCGCAACGCTCGACGCGCTGCGACAGGTGATCTGGATGCGCGGTATCGCACAAAAGCAGCCGATCAACGAATACAAGCAAGAAGCATTCGGCCTGTTTGAGACCATGCTCGACAATCTGCGCGAGGAAGTGACCAAGCTGTTGTTCAAATCTGAACTGCGGATTGCGCAGCCCGAGCCTGCCGACCTTCCCGATCTGCCCGATTTCCTTACCGGTCATATCGACCCGCTTACCGGGCTCGAAAACTCGGCCGATGGCGATGGGTCGGAAGAGCGCCCCGAGCTGTTCGGTTCGCTTGCAGGTGCTTCGCGTGCAGCTTCGGGGCCGGGCGGGGCAAACCCGAACAATCCGTGGGCAAACCAGGATATCAGCCGCAATGCGCCGTGCCCCTGTGGGAGTGGCAACAAGTACAAGCATTGCCACGGGGCGGCAGGCGCAAAGCAGACCGCTTGA
- a CDS encoding sulfite exporter TauE/SafE family protein → MIGAVPALLALAFLITALLYASVGFGGGSTYAALLAISGLDYRLLPMVALACNIVVVAGGTIRFVRAKLMPWKGALVMTALAAPAALLGGLTPLDEASFMLLLGSSLVLTAATMLVPMREDASEKPADFARFMPIIAAPLGYLAGLVGIGGGIFLAPLLHLTRWRDARAIAATASFFILVNSLFGLVGQLMKRGPDAFGGAIGASLPLLLAVAIGGQVGSLMAVKVLPKRWIRWLTAALVFVVGVRLLAG, encoded by the coding sequence ATGATCGGAGCGGTCCCCGCGCTGCTGGCGCTCGCTTTCCTGATAACGGCGCTGCTTTACGCGAGTGTCGGATTTGGCGGAGGATCGACCTACGCTGCGCTGCTCGCAATTTCGGGGCTGGACTACCGCCTGCTGCCGATGGTTGCGCTGGCTTGCAATATCGTGGTTGTCGCAGGCGGGACCATCCGCTTTGTCCGTGCGAAGCTGATGCCGTGGAAAGGCGCGCTGGTAATGACCGCGCTCGCAGCACCTGCGGCGCTTTTGGGCGGCCTGACCCCGCTGGATGAAGCCAGCTTCATGCTGCTGCTCGGATCGAGTCTGGTCCTGACGGCGGCAACCATGCTGGTGCCCATGCGCGAAGACGCTTCAGAGAAGCCTGCGGATTTCGCGCGCTTCATGCCCATAATCGCAGCGCCGTTGGGCTATCTTGCGGGTCTGGTGGGTATCGGCGGGGGTATTTTCCTCGCGCCACTTCTACACCTCACCCGGTGGAGAGACGCCCGCGCCATTGCTGCAACAGCGAGCTTCTTCATTCTCGTGAATTCGCTCTTCGGACTTGTGGGACAGCTAATGAAGCGCGGGCCTGACGCATTCGGCGGGGCGATCGGAGCCTCGCTGCCTCTGCTGCTCGCCGTGGCAATCGGCGGTCAGGTGGGTAGCCTAATGGCGGTGAAGGTGCTTCCCAAACGCTGGATCAGGTGGTTGACGGCGGCATTGGTTTTTGTCGTCGGCGTCAGGCTGCTCGCCGGGTGA
- a CDS encoding TonB-dependent receptor, whose product MNNGNGGPSLSARKARIFVALLAGTASTFAPGVAFAQDSDSEDSAQISDNDGNQIIVTGIRSSLQSALNEKRNADSIVEVIQAEDIGKLPDQNLAEVLENVTGVQITRTAGVGTGVQIRGTNDNQVLINGVKTVSAGTGRGGISFEDINPAIIGAVEVIKAPTAATIEGSVGGTVNLRTIRPLDITDRILSIRAQGEYSELSDSVKPRISGSFGNVWPAGDGEFGFVISASYTEQEATSFRPRVDRDNLINAGQAVTAAGDPGPDFPFLNIQFLNQERENFEYETINIAGSVEWAPSDSLKFFADVIYNDQERRQDSSRIQGSGVSAVDTVNVPDGFETIDFGSLDGLDLGSIEAALFGTIQPNLARDDDDPNLRFSSDTGARVTTSELYRLGTEFETGRLTTRLELSRSTSDSSNPNLSTTLNFINPNPLTPLDGSSNDNSVPFIYDLRNGALTFGIDFDSPFAPTVDDLLNPANTVLDAVTNSNNRTQNKEDAFRIDTTLDLEGMLGFLTSVDVGYRYNDSSTQFDQLRSTFGTGSINNSPSGSVLGDLIVQGPSNFGAFDGRTLAFRNFVVIDPNRSFSDRDAVFAQLQAALDATPGGQDRIANGGRLLADLDPNAASNLGASFRVEEETHAVYAQANFESGPIRGNVGVRWVDTSIDSFGNEIINGVASPTTSSGTYSEFMPRINLIAELREDLLFRASYTEDINRPDFDDLSLSVTFPTGPNNAVSLGNPNLAPETVQSYDASLEWYFAPSSLISIGVFHKERTNLFVTQVEDAVEDANGFRDITPPCEGGGIFNPVPDRNVLSNVPGNGLCVPLQTIINDTANTTQTGIEIAFQYDLSQFEDTLGALSGFGILANYTYQEFGGGQATQTASGRGQDIFEAINPNVPDPVEAVQGLLDFSKNAYNITLYYERFGLSARARYTWRDAFRTLDTAAGASLNSTLGFPVVTSARGQLNASVVYDVTDFLSIGVEGVNLTKSEISQFCVNDGALLCFQGLPDRRITFGATMRF is encoded by the coding sequence ATGAACAATGGAAACGGAGGGCCGAGCCTGTCCGCGAGAAAAGCTCGGATTTTTGTGGCCTTGCTGGCCGGAACGGCCTCGACATTCGCGCCCGGCGTGGCATTCGCCCAGGACAGCGACTCGGAAGACAGCGCTCAGATTTCCGATAATGACGGTAACCAGATTATCGTCACTGGCATTCGCAGCTCACTGCAAAGCGCGCTCAATGAAAAGCGCAACGCCGATTCCATCGTAGAGGTCATTCAAGCCGAAGATATCGGTAAACTGCCCGACCAGAATCTTGCTGAAGTTCTGGAGAATGTAACCGGGGTGCAGATCACGCGCACTGCCGGCGTCGGCACCGGTGTCCAGATCCGCGGCACAAACGACAACCAGGTTCTCATCAATGGAGTGAAGACGGTGTCTGCGGGCACAGGTCGTGGCGGAATCAGCTTCGAGGATATCAACCCGGCGATCATCGGCGCGGTGGAAGTGATCAAGGCACCGACTGCCGCAACTATCGAAGGTTCGGTCGGCGGCACAGTCAACCTGCGCACGATCCGTCCGCTCGACATCACGGACCGGATCCTCTCGATCCGCGCGCAAGGCGAATACAGCGAGCTTTCCGACAGCGTGAAGCCGCGCATCTCGGGCAGCTTCGGCAATGTCTGGCCAGCAGGCGACGGCGAATTCGGGTTCGTGATCAGCGCGAGTTATACCGAACAGGAAGCCACATCATTCCGCCCGCGTGTCGATCGCGACAACCTGATCAATGCGGGGCAGGCGGTGACCGCAGCTGGCGACCCGGGGCCCGATTTCCCGTTTCTCAACATTCAATTTCTCAATCAGGAGCGTGAGAACTTCGAATACGAAACGATCAACATCGCCGGGTCGGTTGAATGGGCCCCCAGCGACAGCCTGAAATTCTTCGCTGACGTCATCTATAACGATCAGGAGCGCCGCCAGGACAGCTCGCGTATCCAAGGGTCCGGCGTCAGCGCCGTCGACACGGTGAACGTCCCCGACGGGTTCGAGACGATCGATTTCGGTTCGCTCGACGGGCTCGACCTCGGCAGCATCGAGGCCGCTCTCTTCGGCACGATTCAGCCGAACCTTGCTCGCGATGACGACGATCCCAACCTTCGCTTCTCAAGCGATACCGGTGCGCGGGTGACCACCAGCGAGCTTTACCGCCTTGGAACCGAGTTCGAGACAGGACGATTGACGACCCGGCTGGAGCTCTCACGCTCGACTTCGGATTCGTCCAATCCCAATCTCAGCACCACGCTCAACTTCATCAATCCGAACCCGCTCACCCCGCTCGACGGGTCGAGCAACGATAACTCGGTGCCGTTCATCTATGATCTTCGAAACGGAGCGCTGACGTTCGGGATCGACTTCGATTCGCCCTTCGCACCGACGGTCGATGACCTGCTCAATCCGGCAAACACCGTTCTCGATGCCGTGACCAACTCGAACAACCGCACCCAGAATAAGGAAGACGCATTCCGCATCGACACGACGCTCGATCTTGAAGGAATGCTCGGCTTCCTCACCTCGGTCGATGTGGGTTATCGCTACAACGACAGTTCGACTCAGTTCGACCAGCTTCGTTCGACCTTCGGCACGGGATCGATAAACAACAGCCCGAGCGGTTCGGTGCTTGGCGATCTGATCGTTCAGGGACCGAGCAACTTTGGGGCGTTCGACGGGCGCACTCTTGCTTTCCGCAACTTCGTGGTCATCGATCCCAACCGCTCGTTCTCGGACCGGGACGCCGTGTTTGCGCAATTGCAGGCGGCGCTCGACGCAACGCCAGGTGGTCAGGATCGAATTGCGAATGGAGGCCGCCTTCTTGCCGACCTCGATCCCAATGCTGCAAGCAATCTCGGCGCATCGTTCAGGGTCGAGGAAGAAACGCACGCCGTCTACGCGCAAGCCAATTTCGAAAGCGGCCCGATCCGCGGAAATGTTGGCGTCCGCTGGGTCGATACCTCGATCGATTCATTCGGCAACGAAATCATCAACGGTGTGGCATCACCCACTACTTCGAGCGGCACCTACAGCGAATTCATGCCGCGAATAAACCTCATCGCGGAGCTGCGCGAAGATCTATTGTTCCGCGCAAGCTATACAGAGGATATCAACCGGCCTGACTTCGACGACCTTTCATTGTCGGTGACCTTCCCTACGGGGCCGAACAATGCGGTTTCGCTCGGCAATCCCAACCTCGCACCCGAAACGGTTCAGTCCTACGACGCATCGCTTGAATGGTATTTTGCGCCGTCTTCTCTCATCAGCATTGGTGTGTTTCACAAGGAGCGCACCAACCTGTTCGTGACACAGGTCGAGGACGCGGTCGAGGACGCCAATGGTTTCCGCGACATAACACCCCCCTGTGAAGGCGGCGGGATCTTCAACCCGGTGCCCGACCGCAACGTTCTTTCGAACGTCCCCGGCAACGGCCTGTGCGTCCCGCTGCAAACAATCATCAACGATACCGCGAACACCACGCAGACCGGGATCGAGATCGCGTTCCAGTATGATCTCTCGCAATTCGAGGACACGCTCGGCGCTCTGTCCGGCTTCGGCATCCTCGCCAACTACACCTACCAGGAATTCGGCGGCGGTCAGGCGACCCAGACGGCGTCGGGCCGTGGACAGGACATCTTCGAGGCGATCAACCCGAACGTGCCCGACCCGGTGGAAGCCGTGCAGGGCCTGCTCGATTTCTCCAAGAACGCTTATAACATCACGCTTTACTACGAACGTTTCGGACTGTCGGCCCGCGCCCGCTACACTTGGCGCGACGCGTTCCGCACTCTCGACACTGCTGCCGGTGCATCGCTCAACTCCACACTCGGCTTCCCGGTAGTCACGTCCGCACGCGGCCAGCTCAATGCCAGCGTGGTGTACGATGTCACCGATTTCCTGAGCATTGGCGTCGAAGGTGTTAACCTGACAAAATCCGAGATCAGCCAGTTCTGCGTCAATGACGGTGCGCTGTTGTGCTTCCAAGGCCTGCCTGATCGCCGGATCACATTCGGAGCGACCATGCGGTTCTGA
- a CDS encoding TonB-dependent receptor — MAGASVVAVPAYAQDDTSGEQSAEVSEGEPEIVVSGIRATIQGSIDEKREATQVFDALSANEIGDLPALSIGEALETLTGAGSHREQGGATEISIRGLGPFLSSTVINGRIATNGSGDRSVNFSQFPSELFNKVGIYKTQAASYIEGGVAGQIVLETVKPVDYGKRRVQGEFKLNINPDNLDIDPEQRFQKFGYRATASYVDQFQVGDGEFGIALGYQRNETTNPEQEANVSNTIRACVLDPSTTSDGVFDDGNCDTSGSTISGLRDGSVNLPFVIARNSYSFRSNITDDTRDAVFGAIQYKPSPDVDINADFQYSKRLFREQRSDLNFAEGRRIDGPGDGNNIAGFPLIFTESGALRQFTNEQRVEAVSEYLERDEEYWGGGLSLDAKVSDRLTISLDASYSRTQRIEEAVQIRFRTEDNEDITGAAVWPNAIESDGSSTNDRIETAVRIRQDGSETLNFVTQNFDVTNYDLFANDPRLRADLEQDRFNEVWAVRGDLDYELDGFLNSVMFGARYQELVYKDVPGAQNGNSRIQINYNDTDGTGALQAANRECRTSFPESGFLESVSGGNALITNVDENGTVIGTSNSYATFDALCIARVLEREDPSGLAFDADGKPIFPTGDFDSIDNTDVLEQTWAAYLQANFDGELGAMPIRGNIGVRVVGTDITSTGFRSDLIVTFTPGDPMDPNSTGEFTIDQDTSTLVRNVTRGSYTEFLPSFNLVAEFTPDVLGRFAVYRSLSRPDPSDLGSGRTFNTNNDEFTSADQAIQNGIDSVNATGNPATDPLLSWNIDAGLEWYPNEDTILAFNAYYKSFNGGFETAAITETFSVEGQLIDLPVLTVNTTDETSTIYGIEVTAAHRFSYLPAPLDGLGFKLSYNYADSDFEFEDDTLGAITTIAPDGTRTTVNGLIPPSNLFGFSKHVFSGQVYYEIGPFDFQGVYKYRSNYFQQFISTPGRIRYVDDVGVFEARVSFEVNENIRLTAEGINLFNEPRTNFRGAPDDFGAIQVYGPRYFVGARVRF, encoded by the coding sequence ATGGCAGGTGCATCTGTCGTTGCGGTGCCCGCTTACGCGCAGGATGATACTTCTGGGGAACAGTCTGCCGAGGTCTCTGAGGGTGAGCCGGAGATTGTTGTTTCTGGCATCCGAGCAACCATTCAGGGTTCGATTGACGAAAAGCGCGAGGCAACGCAGGTCTTCGATGCTCTCTCCGCGAATGAGATTGGCGATCTTCCGGCCTTGTCCATCGGTGAGGCTCTCGAAACGCTGACCGGCGCCGGCTCGCACCGCGAACAGGGCGGTGCGACCGAGATCTCGATCCGCGGCCTTGGTCCGTTCCTTAGCTCGACTGTCATAAACGGCCGGATCGCGACTAACGGCTCGGGTGACCGCTCGGTCAATTTCAGCCAGTTCCCTTCCGAGCTCTTCAACAAGGTGGGCATCTACAAGACGCAGGCCGCGAGCTATATCGAGGGCGGGGTCGCAGGTCAGATCGTTCTCGAGACTGTGAAGCCGGTGGATTACGGCAAGCGCCGCGTGCAGGGCGAGTTCAAGCTCAACATCAACCCGGACAATCTCGACATCGATCCAGAGCAGCGCTTCCAGAAATTCGGATACCGGGCAACGGCCAGCTATGTCGACCAGTTTCAAGTCGGCGATGGCGAGTTTGGCATCGCGCTCGGGTATCAGCGCAACGAAACGACCAATCCCGAGCAAGAGGCCAACGTTTCCAATACTATCCGGGCTTGCGTCCTCGATCCGAGTACGACCAGCGACGGGGTGTTCGACGATGGCAATTGCGATACAAGTGGTTCGACGATTTCCGGTCTTCGAGACGGCAGCGTCAATCTGCCATTCGTGATCGCGCGGAACAGCTACTCTTTTCGCTCGAATATCACGGACGACACCCGTGATGCTGTTTTCGGGGCGATCCAGTACAAGCCAAGCCCGGACGTCGATATAAACGCCGATTTTCAATATTCGAAGCGCCTCTTCCGCGAGCAGCGAAGCGATTTGAACTTTGCCGAAGGGCGCCGGATCGATGGCCCCGGTGACGGCAACAACATTGCCGGCTTCCCCCTCATCTTTACCGAGAGCGGCGCGCTTCGCCAGTTCACCAACGAACAGCGGGTCGAGGCGGTGAGCGAGTATCTCGAGCGCGACGAGGAATACTGGGGTGGCGGGCTCTCGCTCGATGCCAAGGTATCCGATCGACTGACGATCTCGCTCGATGCGTCCTATTCGCGCACTCAGCGTATCGAAGAGGCGGTTCAGATCCGCTTCCGTACCGAAGACAACGAGGACATTACCGGTGCTGCCGTCTGGCCGAATGCAATCGAAAGCGATGGCAGTTCGACCAACGACCGGATCGAAACCGCAGTGCGTATCCGGCAAGATGGCTCCGAAACGCTGAATTTCGTCACGCAGAACTTCGATGTCACGAATTACGATCTGTTTGCCAACGATCCTCGCCTGCGGGCCGACCTCGAACAGGACCGGTTCAACGAAGTCTGGGCAGTGCGAGGAGATCTCGATTACGAACTCGACGGTTTCCTCAACTCCGTGATGTTCGGCGCTCGCTACCAGGAGCTCGTCTATAAGGACGTGCCGGGCGCTCAAAACGGCAACAGCCGTATCCAGATCAACTACAACGACACTGACGGGACGGGTGCTCTTCAGGCAGCCAACCGTGAATGCCGTACGAGCTTTCCCGAATCCGGCTTCCTAGAATCCGTTTCGGGCGGCAACGCGCTCATCACCAATGTCGATGAAAACGGCACCGTGATCGGCACGTCGAATAGCTATGCGACATTCGATGCGCTGTGCATCGCTCGCGTTCTCGAACGAGAAGATCCTTCGGGTCTCGCGTTTGACGCGGACGGTAAACCGATTTTTCCAACCGGCGATTTCGACTCGATCGACAACACCGATGTGCTCGAACAGACCTGGGCTGCATACCTGCAGGCCAATTTCGACGGCGAGCTCGGTGCGATGCCGATCCGTGGCAATATCGGTGTTCGTGTAGTCGGCACCGACATCACCTCGACCGGCTTCCGCTCCGATCTGATTGTCACTTTCACGCCTGGCGATCCGATGGATCCGAACTCGACGGGTGAGTTTACCATCGATCAGGATACTTCGACGCTGGTGAGAAACGTGACGCGCGGCTCCTACACCGAATTCCTGCCCAGCTTTAACCTCGTCGCGGAATTCACGCCCGACGTTCTCGGCCGGTTTGCGGTGTACCGCTCGCTTTCGCGTCCCGATCCCTCCGACCTCGGTAGCGGGCGAACGTTCAACACGAATAATGACGAGTTCACATCTGCCGACCAAGCCATCCAGAACGGTATCGACAGCGTGAATGCGACCGGCAACCCTGCAACCGATCCGCTGCTATCGTGGAACATCGATGCAGGCCTCGAATGGTACCCGAACGAGGACACGATCCTTGCCTTCAACGCTTACTACAAGAGCTTCAACGGCGGGTTCGAAACGGCTGCGATTACCGAAACCTTCAGTGTGGAGGGGCAGTTGATCGACCTGCCGGTCTTGACGGTCAACACAACTGACGAGACCAGCACAATCTACGGCATCGAGGTCACCGCCGCACACCGCTTCAGCTATCTTCCAGCGCCTCTCGACGGCCTCGGCTTCAAGTTGAGCTACAACTATGCGGATTCCGATTTCGAATTCGAGGACGATACGCTCGGCGCGATCACCACGATCGCACCGGATGGCACCCGCACGACCGTGAACGGATTGATCCCCCCGTCGAACCTGTTCGGCTTTTCCAAGCATGTGTTCTCGGGCCAGGTCTATTACGAGATCGGTCCATTCGATTTCCAAGGGGTCTACAAGTACCGCTCGAACTACTTCCAGCAGTTCATCTCGACTCCGGGGCGCATTCGCTATGTCGATGATGTGGGCGTTTTCGAGGCTCGCGTTTCATTCGAGGTGAACGAGAACATTCGCCTGACCGCCGAAGGCATCAACCTGTTCAACGAACCGCGGACCAATTTCCGCGGCGCGCCAGACGATTTTGGGGCCATCCAGGTCTACGGGCCGCGTTACTTCGTGGGCGCACGCGTTCGTTTCTGA
- a CDS encoding FadR/GntR family transcriptional regulator encodes MAEKISGLIDDGAFPPGTRLPGERELAERLGVSRVTIREAEIALQAVGRLEIKTGSGVYVCEEQPEEKAALPSASAFEVTEARLLVESEAAALAAHHISDEAIARLEQLIEQMRTGDDDAADEADEQFHRVIAEASNNVALVHTVQSLWRMREEIPDVKATYQAVCVHDADSRTAEHEAIFFALRDRDPAAARSAMREHFHRLIEAMLDATERMALEEVQEKVSKSRERFTAAAKIG; translated from the coding sequence GTGGCCGAGAAAATCTCCGGCCTTATTGACGACGGAGCATTCCCGCCGGGCACAAGGCTGCCTGGCGAACGCGAACTCGCCGAACGGCTGGGCGTAAGCAGGGTTACGATCCGGGAGGCCGAGATTGCGCTGCAGGCGGTGGGCCGCCTGGAGATCAAGACCGGATCGGGCGTTTATGTCTGCGAAGAGCAACCGGAAGAGAAGGCAGCCTTGCCATCTGCTAGCGCCTTCGAGGTAACCGAGGCGCGGTTGCTGGTGGAATCCGAAGCTGCGGCTCTTGCAGCGCATCACATAAGCGACGAAGCGATTGCACGTCTTGAGCAGCTCATCGAGCAAATGCGCACAGGTGACGACGATGCCGCCGACGAGGCGGATGAGCAATTCCACCGTGTAATCGCAGAAGCCTCGAACAACGTGGCGTTGGTCCATACGGTCCAGTCCCTATGGCGTATGCGCGAGGAGATACCGGACGTGAAAGCGACCTATCAGGCCGTTTGTGTTCACGATGCGGATTCGAGAACGGCCGAGCACGAAGCGATCTTTTTCGCGCTACGCGATCGTGACCCGGCGGCAGCCCGCAGCGCGATGCGCGAACATTTCCATCGCCTGATCGAGGCGATGCTTGATGCGACCGAGCGGATGGCGCTCGAAGAGGTGCAGGAAAAGGTTTCGAAGAGCCGTGAGCGCTTCACAGCCGCCGCAAAGATTGGCTAA